A single region of the Candidatus Protochlamydia amoebophila UWE25 genome encodes:
- the murA gene encoding UDP-N-acetylglucosamine 1-carboxyvinyltransferase has translation MDVLKITGGIPLKGQVKAAGAKNAMTKLLVASLLSDKKCTFYNVPNIGDVEVTVSLCQEIGMEVRWDRAAGIMEVITKELKTSYIPQRFSGSNRIPILMIGALLGRTDQDIIVPTAGGCPIGQRPVDFHIQALEQLGAVIEYRGMKREGAYFAHAHNGLKGTLITLPYPSVGATENTILAGITARGVTVIKNAAIEPEIVELILFLQKLGAIITIDVDRTIRIQGTRRFYEVEHTVIPDRIEAASWGMAAISSKGKVFVEGAQHLNMITFLNKLREVGGGFDVRSNGIEFFYDGPLQGGLHLETDVHPGFMTDWQQPFVVLLTQSSGTSVVHETVYENRFGYTDTLKEMGADITPFRQCLGGKSCRFASQSFSHSAIIKGATPLVGKEIRIPDLRAGFAYIMAALIANDTSTISGLPFIQRGYENFIGKLADLGANVSLVEEEKNVKEMPENSSKLPLFAELQVN, from the coding sequence ATGGATGTGTTAAAAATTACAGGTGGGATTCCCTTAAAAGGGCAAGTCAAAGCTGCCGGAGCAAAAAATGCCATGACCAAATTGCTGGTCGCCTCTCTTTTATCTGATAAAAAATGCACTTTTTATAATGTTCCCAATATTGGGGATGTTGAAGTAACAGTTTCACTTTGCCAAGAAATTGGCATGGAAGTGAGATGGGATCGCGCAGCAGGAATCATGGAAGTCATTACAAAAGAACTTAAAACTTCCTATATTCCACAAAGATTTTCGGGATCTAATCGCATTCCTATTTTGATGATAGGGGCTTTATTAGGAAGAACAGACCAAGATATTATAGTTCCTACAGCTGGAGGATGTCCTATTGGACAACGGCCAGTGGATTTTCACATTCAAGCATTAGAGCAGCTTGGAGCAGTCATTGAATATCGAGGAATGAAACGGGAAGGGGCCTACTTCGCGCATGCTCATAATGGTTTGAAAGGAACGCTTATCACATTGCCTTATCCTTCAGTTGGGGCGACAGAAAATACGATTTTAGCCGGAATCACTGCACGGGGTGTAACTGTCATTAAAAATGCTGCAATTGAACCTGAAATTGTTGAATTGATTCTCTTTTTACAAAAACTCGGAGCCATTATTACAATTGATGTCGATAGAACAATTCGAATTCAAGGTACTCGCCGTTTTTATGAAGTCGAACACACAGTTATTCCAGATCGAATTGAGGCAGCTTCTTGGGGTATGGCAGCGATTAGCTCAAAGGGAAAAGTGTTTGTAGAAGGGGCTCAGCATTTGAATATGATTACTTTTCTTAATAAGCTTCGAGAAGTAGGTGGAGGATTCGATGTTCGTAGCAATGGGATTGAATTTTTCTATGATGGACCTTTACAAGGAGGCTTACATCTGGAAACAGATGTCCACCCAGGCTTTATGACAGATTGGCAGCAACCCTTTGTCGTTTTATTAACGCAGTCTTCTGGCACATCTGTGGTTCATGAGACAGTTTATGAAAATCGTTTTGGCTATACAGATACTTTAAAAGAAATGGGTGCTGATATTACCCCTTTTAGGCAGTGCCTGGGTGGTAAATCATGTCGATTTGCTTCACAAAGTTTTAGCCATAGTGCGATTATTAAAGGGGCAACACCATTAGTTGGAAAGGAAATTCGCATTCCAGATTTAAGAGCTGGTTTTGCTTATATTATGGCAGCTTTAATTGCTAACGATACAAGTACAATTTCAGGACTTCCTTTTATTCAACGTGGTTACGAAAACTTTATTGGTAAATTAGCTGATCTTGGAGCCAATGTCAGTTTGGTTGAGGAAGAAAAAAACGTAAAAGAGATGCCTGAAAACTCCTCCAAACTTCCTTTATTTGCCGAATTGCAGGTGAATTAA